In Felis catus isolate Fca126 chromosome C2, F.catus_Fca126_mat1.0, whole genome shotgun sequence, a single window of DNA contains:
- the LOC123379855 gene encoding Down syndrome cell adhesion molecule-like, with protein MDKESDSYSVSPSQDTDRARSSMVSTESASSTYEELARAYEHAKMEEQLRHAKFTITECFISDTSSEQLTAGTNEYTDSLTSSTPSESGICRFTASPPKPQDGGRVMNMAVPKAHRPGDLIHLPPYLRMDFLLNRSGASTSRDLSLGQACLEPQKSRTLKRPTVLEPIPMEASSSTSSTREGQQWQQGAVATLPQREGAELGQAAKMSSSQESLLDSRGHLKGNNPYAKSYTLV; from the exons ATGGACAAGGAGAGTGACAGTTACAGTGTCAGCCCTTCACAAGACACAG ATCGAGCGCGAAGCAGCATGGTCTCCACAGAAAGTGCCTCCTCCACTTATGAAGAACTGGCCAGGGCCTACGAGCACGCCAAGATGGAAGAGCAACTGAGGCACGCCAAGTTCACCATCACAGAGTGCTTCATATCAGACACATCATCTGAACAGTTGACGGCAGGGACAAACGAGTACACGGACAGTCTGACCTCCAGCACCCCTTCAGAATCGGGGATCTGCAGGTTCACTGCATCCCCCCCCAAACCTCAGGATGGAGGTCGAGTGATGAACATGGCGGTTCCAAAGGCACATCGGCCAG GTGACCTCATACATTTGCCTCCATACCTTAGAATGGACTTTTTGTTAAACCGAAGCGGTGCCAGCACCAGCAGGGACCTGAGTTTAGGGCAAGCGTGCTTGGAACCTCAGAAAAGTCGGACCCTGAAGCGACCCACGGTCCTTGAACCGATCCCCATGGAGGCGTCCTCCTCCACGTCCTCCACGAGAGAGGGACAGCAGTGGCAACAAGGGGCTGTGGCCACATTACCTCAGCGAGAGGGAGCAGAGCTGGGACAGGCAGCTAAGATGAGCAGCTCCCAAGAATCCCTGCTTGACTCTCGGGGCCATTTGAAAGGAAACAATCCCTACGCAAAATCCTACACCCTGGTATAA